From the Sphingomonas brevis genome, the window TGCGCCCAGCGGGAAAATGCCGCGCAGCGATACCTGCGTCTGGCCCGGAGCTCCGAGATTGTTGACGTGCAAGCCGGGAACATAGCCGGCGATTTCCGTGAGCTGGGTCGCTCCCTTCTCGGCCAGGTCCTCGCCGGAAACTACGCTGATCGAAATCGGCACGTCCTGGAGGCGCTCCTCGCGCTTCTGCGCGGTCACGACGATGACCTCGCCCTCCACCGGGGCAGGCGCACTGGCTTCGGTGGCCGGCGCTTCGGCAGCGACTTCTTGTGCCAAGGCAGGTGTGCTTGCGAGCAACGCGGCAATGCCGGACGAGAGCAGCAAAGCGGTACGGCGGTAGATCATAATTTCCTCCCCAAATTCGGTGCAGTCGGCCGGTCTCTTGCCGGCCTTGCGACCAAGGAGTCGGCATAGGACGACGCCGTCTCCATTTAATCCCAATAAAGACACTATTGTCCTGATTAGAAAATTGTCAATCCGCTTCGGCTGAAACTTTCTCAGGACGTGATGGCTCGGCAACAGTGCTCATTCCACGCAGCAGAATGGCGGCCAGGCCGGCTATTCCCGCAAGGAGCAGGAAGTAAGCAGCGGGATCGAACTTGCTCCACAAAGTCCCGATCAGCCCGGCGCTCAGGCTGCCGCTGAAGATAACCAGGAACCAGGAGGCAACGGTGGTCGCGCCCAGGTGCGGCGGTGCGAGCCGGGCGAACAGGCCCAGGCCGGTAGGCAAGATGAACAATTCCCCGAAGGTGAAGATCAGGAAGAAAAGCGCCAGCCAGGCCCAGCCGGCCAGGGCGGCCCCGCTCAAGAGCTCAACCCCGGCGAGAAGGAGGTAAGATGCGCCAACGATCAGCGCTCCCGTAGCCATTCGCCGGATCAACGATGCGCGCGTCTCAAGGTGGATATGGCGTCGCCAGTAAGCGAGCAGCGGCGGGGTCATGATCATGACGAACAGCGGGTTCAGCGACTGGAACCAGGTCATCGGAATCTCATAGGCGCCAGCGGCGCGATCGATCCCGCTGTCGGCCCACAACGCTACCGTATTACCGACCTGCTCATAGGCTGCGCGGAACACGGTTACGCAAAGACCGATGCCGAGCAGGACCAATATGGTGTGCCGGTCGAAGCCCGTGCGGGCGCCAGCCTCCGCGGCGTTCGGTTTCGGCTGTTCCACCGGCAGGTATTTCTGCCCCGAAAGATAGATCAACAGGCCCGCCACCATGCCGACGCCGGCGGCACCGAAACCATAATGCCAGCCATATAGC encodes:
- a CDS encoding peptide MFS transporter, producing MTDERTWFGQPRGLTVLFLTNMWEQFSYYGMRALLVYYMTKQLLIGQAQSSFIYGTYTACAYFTPIIGGVIADRYLGKRKAVIIGASVMALGHFMMAFEPLFYAALAAIAIGNGLFLPSLPSQVGDLYRRDDPRRGWAFNVYYVGINIGGFLAPLICGTLGELYGWHYGFGAAGVGMVAGLLIYLSGQKYLPVEQPKPNAAEAGARTGFDRHTILVLLGIGLCVTVFRAAYEQVGNTVALWADSGIDRAAGAYEIPMTWFQSLNPLFVMIMTPPLLAYWRRHIHLETRASLIRRMATGALIVGASYLLLAGVELLSGAALAGWAWLALFFLIFTFGELFILPTGLGLFARLAPPHLGATTVASWFLVIFSGSLSAGLIGTLWSKFDPAAYFLLLAGIAGLAAILLRGMSTVAEPSRPEKVSAEAD